TAACATTCTTTATATCCTGCATAATTATTTATTTCCATTTCTCTGGAGGATTACTGGTTTACACATCTATTTTGTCCTCATccctaaatatatatataatgtaggAGTAATTGAGATTCTTGTGACTCATTCTATTACATAAGTTTATTTACACAGTTAACTAAACTGAAGGATGCATGCATTTCTTTTACCTTAGTACTGTTTCCAACTGAAGAAACTAACTTATCTATCTGCTGTTCATTACTTGTTGAGCATGTCTGAATCTCAGACTTCTGTAAAACTTCCCATTTTCGACATCTCGAGGCCTTTTGGTTCATCTTCTCTTAAGTCCCTTTCTTTAGCTTGTAAAGAATGGGGTTTCTTTCACATCCGCAACCATGGAATTCCCAAAGATTTATCCAGACAACTTCATTTCGTTTCCAAACAGACTTTCAGTTTTCCTTCTGATGTAAAGCTGAAAGCTGGACCCTTGTCAAATATAAGAACCTACACTCCCCATTTCATTGCTTCCCCTTTCTTTGAGAGTCTGAGGGTGTCCGGACCTGACTTCTTTGCCTCTGCACAAAGCACTTGCCATGCCCTCATCAACCAGCCAATTCCCGAATTcaggtaaaacaaaaaaaaaatacaacatcttttctttttattttattttatttataatggtGATGCCGGGGCTAGCTGACATGCATCTCGACTATTCATCCGCTACATGCTACCTTACACTAGCATAGGTACCGGGTAACTTTGTCCATTAAAGCTTTGGCAGATGGGTTTGTCTCGGCTTGGACTTGACCCTTGGTTTTCGTGTGCTTCATTGAGCGCAAGGCCACACCGTTGAATGCACTTATcgctaaatttttattttaagtttttgtTATTGTGCTTTATGGTCCAGAAGAATCTTTTTCTTCTCTTGTATACATCACAAACTGGTTTAAGATTGTTTGTCACATGAATTGTCTCTCTGGTAAGAATTTAGCTATTCCCttattgttttaaaaatttcttatgtccccTAGTCATGCAATGGAGGAGTATGGGAGCAAAATGGAGAAACTGTGCAAAAGCATTGTTGAGGTCATACTGATGAGCTTAGGCCCTGAATTTGAGCAGAAATTTGCATCTGAATTCAAGAATTGTCATGGCTATCTAAGAGTAAACAACTACACTCCACCCGAATTCACGACAAATGTACAAGAGGAAGAAGAAGTTGAAGGGCTAGGGATGCACACTGATATGAGCTGCATAACAATAGTGTATCAAGACGAAGTTGGTGGTCTTCAAGTTAGATCCAAAGAAGGTAAGTGGATGGACATTGATCCTTGTCAAGACACTCTTGTTGTGAATGTTGGTGATCTTTTGCAGGCTTGGAGTAATGGGAAATTAAGGTCATCTGAGCACAGAGTTGTCCTAAAAGAGCCTGTAAGTCGATTTTCCATTGCTTTCTTTTGGTGTTTTGAAGATGACAAACTGATTGCTGCTCCCAAAGAGATTGTTCGTAGCGAAAATTTGAGGGTCTATAAGCCTTTTCTTTGTgctgattatttgaagtttagagAAAGCAATGAGAAAGGCAAGTTTGAGAAAGTTGGTTTCACAGTAAAACATTTCGCAGGTAAATAATTACTATCTTCATTATAGCATTCTCTTCTTCCCATTGATGCGTCTCCAGGTGATAACAATATTTTTTGTTATTGGCAGCTGAATTTgtccttcttctttttcaatgTCTTAAGTTATGGTTTACTTTGTATCTTAAATTTTTTATTGCATATTCTAGCACAAGTACCGATAACTTTGTCACAAAAATCCTTGAAGTTTGACCTTTTGCACCATCTATAGGTCACCAAACACAATCCTGAATGCATATTCTAATGGAGGTTATTTAAAAGGAAAAAGGCTTTATCAACTTAGCTGGAAATGAAACATCTAAATTtggaagaggaaaaaaaaaaaagagcctacCAGACCACCAAATGATTGGGAATATAATTAGTCAACCAAGGGATTTAGGCAAAATTGTCTCCTCATTTAGATTAGAgacttttttatttaatttaataagtTCATCGGCGGCAAGGGACTTTTTTTATTAGTTCGTTGGCAgctaaggaatttttttttttaagggtGTCAAATGGGCGGGTTGAGTTGATTTTGGGCGAGTTGACCCGCTCAAAAGTTACTTGAGCTAAAATAGACTGGGTCAAAATATGTTAAACTTTGCGTCATAACCCAACCTGTTCAACTCTTATCAAGCGTGCGTTGTTTTCTTATGaattgtttaattatcaaataagactttttttcttttgttatcatcatatataatatatcaaaccaaaaaagaattattttaaatatattttatcaAAATTACTTATGGATCAATTTAGGCTAAAAATAAGTCGACTTTAGATGAGCTAAGATGGGTTGGgctaagtaggcgtttggacataagaattgtaaaattcgaaaaaatggtGAAACAAatttaagtgaaaatggtatttgaaatttagagttgtgtttgaacataaatttcagttttggttgttttttaagttttgtgagtgatttgagtgaattCTGAAAAACAATTTTTTGGagttcttcaaattttcaaaaatttccaaaatacgaaaattgaaaattttatgaacaaacgctgattttgaaaaaaagtgaaatttttttggaaaaaacttcAACCAAATTTTATGTCGAAACGGGCACTAAAATTCAACAAATAGGTGGGTCAATGTCCGGCCCAACCTTGGACGAATTGGGCAGATCAAATAGGTTATTTGAGAGAATGTCAATGATCATTGCAGGTGAAAGGAGCAACATTTATCGCCGCCAAATTTTCTGTAATTTAAGGTTTAAGATTCAGCAGCTAAGCGCCAATAGTCTATTTGGATGCCATGTTTACACAATAGTTggcaaaaagaaaacagaaaagagATATAATGAGAAGATGTTTTGTCAAAAACAAAACCAGTTAAGGTACATATAACATTACATGAAGAATTAGCATGCATTACAACTTTTCCTACATGTACCATAATAATCAGGAGAACCAACCATAAAAACAGCATTTCTTTCACACTCTCCAGTAGCAGCCCATTGAGCACAGTTATCATCCTCATCTGTACAATTGGTGTCATCACCCGATTGTAGTGGATCCTTTTGTACAGTAATACTTCTGAGATAAAAGAATTTGATTGCATACCACATTTCACCCTCAATAACAGGGCATCTCGCATGGGAGCTACTCCTGTCAGGAGATGCATCAAGGTGAGCATTGAAGAACAGGATTGCATTTCCTTTCGTTGGTTTCAAGGTGTCACTACTCTTGATACAGTCGGACAAGATCTTGTTCTGCACCAGTGAGTTCTAATGAATCAGAATAACAGCACAAACAGCAAAGATGGCATTacgaaaataagaaaagaaagcaCTCTTTTTTACCTCCGAACCAGGGAAGAGGATCTGACCACCATGCGTCACATTTGATAGGTACAAAATGATGGTTGCCATTAATGGTTCTTTGGATTTAAGTGCGGAGTCCCCGTCAAAATAACCATAATTCCCCTTTAAATTCTCACGCCCAGTACGCAGAACATGCAATGGCCTGCTATTTCCTAAAGGCAAGGGTGATTGTGGTCAGTCAGAGAACACAGAAAGATAGACTCAAAACCTTCAGTTGGGACGGGTacctagaaagaaaaaaaagtggaacttatagcctgtttggccaagctagaaaaatcagcttattttgagaagtgcttttcaaaaaagtacttttggagaaaaacaatttgtgtttggctaatcaatttgaaaTGCACTTTTAAACAATAacttgtgtttggccaagcttttcaaaaagtacttttatTAAAGATttgcttaatagttaatattatataagtagataaataattacaaatatttattattaaagataataattaagttttttattttatttaagtaaaatataaaaataaaattgaaaagtactttattctttcaagataatttaaatatgtcaaaaaATCATTCAATAAATATGAAAGTTCATCCCAAAATCATTTATATTACTTAATAGTTTAAACTAAGTAAAGTTATTTaggtatatataatattttgcaaagggtatttttggtaggaagaaaagtcaaaaccGCTTTTGCTTCTGGAGATAAGTTACTTTTTCCTGCTTCTTCGAAATTGCTTCTGCTTCTAgccaaaagcatttttttcccaaaaaaaaaaaaagcaaacttTTGGCATGGTgagaagcttgaccaaacaggctattaatatGTTTGGCAATAGAAACTACCTTTAGGCAGAAAGGTCCAAGCCGAGATCCTTTCTTCAATCCTTGAGGAAGTAGGATCCTACAGAATGGTGACAAGAAACATGTTATAAGTACCAAGTTCGAGGGCagcctggtgcactaagctccatTCATGCGTGGAGTCCAGGAAAGGGCCGGACCACATTGGGTCttatgtaggcagccttacctTGCATTTTTACATGTTATGAGTACTGAGTACGGAGTTTTAATCAACACGAATATCTTTCTCTGCCAGCAAAGCTAGTGAGCGTGCCGTCCACTATCATGGTAAGCAGAATTTATAGAACGCTAATGCATTATTACTAATATCTTCAGTTTACAAGGTTAAAGATTTCTACATGAAGTAGTGTATTTTAGGTGTAGAGAGATGATCTAAGATACAAATGTCACATGTATGCTCCAAAGAAGCATTAGTTCGTATAAAGCACCGTGTAGATAACAAAGAACTTACCTCCGCATCTAAAGGAATACCCATGGTTGGAAACTTCTCCCCACCCAATGAAGCATTATCACTTGTGGAGCTATTTCTCTTGCCATGCACCTACACAAATGCAGCCATATTAACATACATTTTAGAAAAAACCTCCTAAGCCAAAAAAGAATTGCACTACAAGTTGTGAGGCACTGATTTACCAAGGAGATTAAGTGATCAGTCTCTTCTGCTGAGAGAAAGTCTCTATACAAGAAGACCCTATTTCaagaaaaaatgttcattattcctccatacagagAATTATTCAAGTAATCTCATCAAGAAAATCAGGACACAAAACAAACATGCCTTCAATACACCGAAGTAACAAagaaaattcttcttctttttgggtGTAATCACTTATACCCCATAATTTTGCGCTCGTGAAATTTTTTTGCCACAACACATTGAAGAAGCAACAAGGTTAATGATTGAATTGACTACCTGACCTTGGTCGCCACGAGAGTTGAACGACTTGTGAGGGATCAAATCTATTAGAATGGCCCAACTTTACAGTGTCATCCCCATTCACCTCCTTGCCCCTCAATTCTTTTCGGCTTCTGAAACAAATTGTCGTAATCATGTAAAGCACCATTTACGAAAATCACTTCAAAACTTGTGCTTATTACAATTCTTCTTAAATTTAAGCTTTTGCAACTTACAACTAATTGAGCAATACACCTTCTACAGTACAGTCGAAAATCGTTTCTCTCGAAACCACTCGAAACCACAAGTACAGGATAATATGATAAATCAGGTTCTTTTCCAAACTCccaataataaaaatcagtattttTGACAGACCCATAGAAGCTGCCAAACTTTTAGCTCAAAAGACCGAAACTTAAGGGGGGAGAAACAAGGAATAGAAAAAGGCAAGTTATACATTGTGTTCAGAACCCCCACAAGAATCTGGGCTTGGATTCAAGTGTGAATACGTTATAGTTATTAAACATGCTAAGTAACCTTAAATTCTAAAAACTAAATACATGAAAACCTATGAATacccaaaggaaaaaaaaaaaaaaaaaaagataatgtaATATCATGAATTCAGATCAGGAGAGGTTTGTGTTCAAAATAATGAAAGTAGCAATTACTAATGAGTATCAAggaaacaattattgaagaagaagagaaatcaaAGATAATGAACTAAAATGCAGGAAATTTATTACTGACTTTTGGGCGAAGAGAGCCTGAGAACTGATCCCCAAAGCCAAGAagataaaaaaccaaaaaaagcTCGCCATTGTTGAACCTGAGAAAATGGGAAAGTGAGGGCTTTCTTTTTTGGGGAAACGCAGAGTTCGCTAACAGCGTTATTCGAGAGGGATCTGCGAAGTTTCAACTCACTCTCTCGCTTGAGGGCCATGAAACTCCGTGCTGCTTCCATACGTGGCAAAATGGTATCAATCAAGAGCGTACATTTTTTAAGCCAAAATACATAAATACCCCATTAAACTTTTCTAAAAATAGGTTTGAACACTTTAATTAAACCGGAGTTCTTTTAATCCCTCAACACATTGCAAGTGAATTACCACCCTCCATGAAACGAGTGTGAGCCACGTTGTTTCTGGTGATGTCATGTCATTAATGAACTCAAACCTTTTAATGATCTGGTCCATTACTTAAAAACCCATCCGATCAAAATACCTgatcctctatcttttattttttacccTAGGCTGAATTACCCAACCTCATTTATCtctaaacaaaaagagaaaagggcTAATGAAGTCAAAACCTAGTGTCGATTTTTTCCCAAATCTCGTCGATTAGAGCGTAGATACTGAAGATCGTTGGCTTCTCTTATAGAatcttcttgttttcttcaatcTCTTGTTGATTTTGAAGTGTAAAAAATATTTACGGACATTTTTCTTATTTACTAATTTCAGTTCGAAGAAATGGCTTTTGAGCTCGTTACACTGAAGATGTTCCATGGAGGCCAGTTACAACAGTATCATATCAACTACGAAGGAGGTATTATGACAGAGTACTTTGATATTGATGTTGACAGATTTTCGTATTTTGAGTTTGTAGACTATGTGAAAGAAAATAGGTATAATTGTGAAGCATGTGACAATTATGTGAGATCACCTAATTCTAGCACTTTGGCAAAAAATTTAACTGATAGGGATATTACGGGTATTGTGCCTCTATTAAAAAATGGGGATATATTTGAAGTGTATGTGTCCCACTCTGTAGATGAAGCATTAGTGGTCCCTCCAGGTATTGAATATGTAAGCCATGTGTATGAGGAATCTAGTGTGTCTTTTGATAAAGGGATAAATCAAAGTGTTAGGGGCAGTGAAGGTGTAGGGTTTGAAGAACCACAAAATAGTGTCCTTGATGCTCATAGTGTGCCTGGTGGGGATGAAGGTGGTCTTTCTAATCTTGATGATACTCTATTAGTTGAAATTGATGTAGAAAGCAGTAACTATAGTACAGATTCAAAAATTGAAGAATTGTTTGAGGATGAGGAAGAAGAATATGGTAGTGATGTTGATGAGGAGTATAGGAATTTAAGAGAAGAGAGGAAAAATGTGCatagaaggaagagaaaagagaaagaggtTCAAACTAGACATGCCAAGTTAGGTAAAAAAAGGTCGAGATGTAGGATATGATGAGTATGCAGCTAGGAAAGAGACTTCTTTAGAGGGTAAGATTGCTGGAGATAAGCCATACTATCCCTCATATGAAGCTGCTAGTTTTGAAACAGATCCTGATCAAACTGCTTATGATGAAGGTGAAGCTGAAGTCCAAAAGCCAGTAAGAGCAAGAAGAAAGCAGCAAAATGGGGTTATCTTTGATCCTAGTTGTAAGTTAATTATTTGGGAAATTGGACTTTCTTTTGAGAGTGTTAGACAGTTTAGAGAAGCACTTACTAAGTATGCAATTGATGAACATGTAGAGTTAGATAAGTATATTAATGAACCAACAAAGGTGAGGATAAAGTGTTGTGTTGGCTGTCCATGGATCTTGTTTGCTAGTTATGATTCTAGGACAAAAGATTTTATGGTGAAGAACTATAATCCATTTCACAAGTGCAATGGTACTACCAAGAAAAAACTGTGCAACTCAAAGTACTTAGTAGAAATATAAAAGGACAGAATAATTTCTGAACCAAATATTAGAATCTTTAAGTTTCAGGAGTTAGTTCAAAAGAAGTTAGAAGTATATATTGGAAGGACTGTTGCAAGAAAAACCAAGAATATTGTGTTAACATAGATTATGGGAGACTATGTTAAGGAGTTTGATAGAATTCTGGACTATAGAGATGAGCTACTAAAGACTAATCCAGGCAGCACATGTGTTGTGAGACTTAGTGAAGAAACACAAGAAGATGGGAGGAAAATGCTTGTAGTATTTTATATCTACTTTGATGCATTGAATAAGGCCTTCATTGATGGATGTAGGAGGTGTATTGGGTTTGATGGTTATTTTTTGAAAGGTGTATGTAAAGGGAAATTACTTGTGGTTGTTTGTAAGGATGGGAATAAACAGATGTTACTATTGGCTTGGGCAGTAGTTGaagttaaaaatatatttaattggaGATGGTTTGTGAACCTTTTAATGAATGATCTTGAGCTTGGAGATGGGACAGAGTTAACTGTTATTACAGACATGCAGAAAGTAACTTATATTCTATTAAATGTGTTGTTCAAATCTGTTAATTCTATTTATTCTTTTAACTGTTTATATTGTCACTATTTATCTTTTATATATTGTAGGGACTTGACAAAGAAATTAGTGAGATCCTCCCACAAGCAGAACATAGGACGTGTGCCAAGCACATCCTAGCAAACTAGTCAAAAAAATGAAGAGGCATTGAGAGAAGGAACTGTTTTTGGAGATATGCTAGGTCAACTTATGAACAAGAGATAAAGAAAATCTTGATCACATGGAGAAACTATGAGATAAAATAGTTGAGGACCTGCTATACTAAAACAAAGAGAGGTGATGCAAGGTGTATTTCAGG
This DNA window, taken from Nicotiana tabacum cultivar K326 chromosome 4, ASM71507v2, whole genome shotgun sequence, encodes the following:
- the LOC107792403 gene encoding putative prolyl 4-hydroxylase 12 isoform X1 — protein: MASFFWFFIFLALGISSQALFAQKSRKELRGKEVNGDDTVKLGHSNRFDPSQVVQLSWRPRVFLYRDFLSAEETDHLISLVHGKRNSSTSDNASLGGEKFPTMGIPLDAEDPTSSRIEERISAWTFLPKGNSRPLHVLRTGRENLKGNYGYFDGDSALKSKEPLMATIILYLSNVTHGGQILFPGSENKILSDCIKSSDTLKPTKGNAILFFNAHLDASPDRSSSHARCPVIEGEMWYAIKFFYLRSITVQKDPLQSGDDTNCTDEDDNCAQWAATGECERNAVFMVGSPDYYGTCRKSCNAC
- the LOC107792403 gene encoding putative prolyl 4-hydroxylase 12 isoform X2 gives rise to the protein MASFFWFFIFLALGISSQALFAQNRKELRGKEVNGDDTVKLGHSNRFDPSQVVQLSWRPRVFLYRDFLSAEETDHLISLVHGKRNSSTSDNASLGGEKFPTMGIPLDAEDPTSSRIEERISAWTFLPKGNSRPLHVLRTGRENLKGNYGYFDGDSALKSKEPLMATIILYLSNVTHGGQILFPGSENKILSDCIKSSDTLKPTKGNAILFFNAHLDASPDRSSSHARCPVIEGEMWYAIKFFYLRSITVQKDPLQSGDDTNCTDEDDNCAQWAATGECERNAVFMVGSPDYYGTCRKSCNAC
- the LOC107792401 gene encoding gibberellin 20-oxidase-like protein, encoding MSESQTSVKLPIFDISRPFGSSSLKSLSLACKEWGFFHIRNHGIPKDLSRQLHFVSKQTFSFPSDVKLKAGPLSNIRTYTPHFIASPFFESLRVSGPDFFASAQSTCHALINQPIPEFSHAMEEYGSKMEKLCKSIVEVILMSLGPEFEQKFASEFKNCHGYLRVNNYTPPEFTTNVQEEEEVEGLGMHTDMSCITIVYQDEVGGLQVRSKEGKWMDIDPCQDTLVVNVGDLLQAWSNGKLRSSEHRVVLKEPVSRFSIAFFWCFEDDKLIAAPKEIVRSENLRVYKPFLCADYLKFRESNEKGKFEKVGFTVKHFAGK